The sequence below is a genomic window from Haloferax mediterranei ATCC 33500.
AGTGCATCTGGGTTCCTGTCGAGAAGCAGGGCTCTCGAACCGGTGGCAGCGGCAGCACACAGACCTGCCTGTTCCTCACTCTTCGATCGACCCGCCGTTCACGACGAACTCGTCGACCTCTGTCTGGAGGTGTTTCCGGACGCGTTCGCTGTAGTCCCACAGGAGGTCGTTGAACTGTTCTCGTTCCGGTTCGGTGAGGCTGTCTCCGCCACGGGACCACTCCACTGGAATCTCCGGGTGTCTCGTACAGACGACCGAAAGTGGGTGGTTCTTGGGATGTCCAAGGACGATTTCGTACTCGTCGACGCCCCAGAGTCCGTTCCCGCCGTCGGCGACGAGTTCCGCGTCGATATCGTCCAGAAGCTGTCGCTCCTCGGCTGTGACCGCGGCGTCGTCACCGGCGAATAATTCTTGGTAGGCCCGGTCACGAGCCGTGTAAATCCACCCGTCGAGTTGGTCCCGGGCGTATTGGAGGAGTTGTCTGTCAGCTTCCATGGGTGTATAGAGGGACGCCGGGATGATAGGAGTACGCCCGCGACGACCGGTTTTCTGTTCGACTGTTCGCAAGTGAAATTCACCCTTTGATGTTCGCGAGCGGTGCCGTTCGGGCGACTCTGGTTCCAATACCGAGCGCGTC
It includes:
- a CDS encoding DUF7539 family protein; this translates as MEADRQLLQYARDQLDGWIYTARDRAYQELFAGDDAAVTAEERQLLDDIDAELVADGGNGLWGVDEYEIVLGHPKNHPLSVVCTRHPEIPVEWSRGGDSLTEPEREQFNDLLWDYSERVRKHLQTEVDEFVVNGGSIEE